Genomic window (Capricornis sumatraensis isolate serow.1 chromosome 1, serow.2, whole genome shotgun sequence):
CTCACAGCCTAGAGTTTTTAACAACTGTTTTCTGGGGTTTGTGCCTAAAACTAAACTACGAAGCTGAACCAGTGAGAGATTTTATAGAATGCGTACGCACtcgtggcttccctgatagctcagttagtaaagaatccacctgcaatgcaggagaccctgattcaattcctgagtccagaagatcagctagagaagggacaggctacccactctggtattcttgggctccccttgtggctctgctggtagagaatctgcctgcaatgtaggagacctggattcaatccctgggttgggaagatcccctggagaagggacaggctacccattccagtagtctggccgggagaattccatgaactgtacatagtccatggggtcgcaaagagttggacacaattgagtggctttcactttcacttcatgcaCACATTGGTTTACTACAAGGGAATGACTTGTTTGCTTGAGGAGGAGGTGCCCTCTGTCCGGAAGAGAGGATCCTGAGCAAGCAGAGCTAAAGATTTGGTTGAAGCTGCTGCCCTCAGGTGGGATTTCTTGGAGAAAGCCACATCCCTGCCATTAAGGCCTTTCTGCTGGTTAAAGCAGGCCCACCCAGATTATTCTATAATCTCTTAAAGATTACTGATTAGGGGGCTTTGACTGCAAAATGGCTTCACATTAACACCCAATTAGTGTTTGAATGACTGGAGGGTTTGACATGTCAAAGTTGCCACTGTGTGCTAGGCTTGCTGCCATCCCTGGACCTGTGTACATTTGTGCCTGTTGGTGGGGGGGTGTTTCTGAGAATTGGGTCTGGAATGTTTATCAGGCTCTGAGGGAACTGTGTAGAGGTATGGCCTGGAGGAACTGCCTCCATGACCATCCAGTGAGTACACTCCACCATACAAGCCAGGCAGGGCTCCGGTGGGTAGAAATGAGGTCTCTGTGTCAGCACTTTTTGATACAGTAACCTCTGGCCCGCTGTGCCTGTTACATGGTTATAGTGACTGGATGATTTAAACAGCGTGTGTGGCTATGGCTGCTTTCTTCGACAAGCAGACCTCTAGGTGCTTAgcagattgaaagcaggaagccCTGACCTGTATCAGCTGGTATGAGGGGTGTGGATGGGCAGACTTAAGGTTTTCCTCAGAGCttgccctcatctcctgtgtaGCTTTTTCCCTGCAGTTCTCTGCCCCAAGGCTGTTCATAAACTGAACCCCATTAACTCACACCCACCTGCCCTGTGCCTACCCCTCCAGGCTGTTGGCAGTTCCCAGCCTGAGCTGTCACTCTCCAGGGCTTTTATGGCCACTCTGGCTTCTCGCGTTTGAGGCTGTTGTCAGTCGTGAGGTGAAACCTTCCATaatctccttcctcctccacacCAATGCACCACTTGTTTTCTGGTGGGCTGGGAACTCCTTGAGCAGGGAGCAGGTCTCATTTGTGGCTAAGCCAGCACACAGGACAGTGCTTCAGATGAAAGAGGCCCCAAGGGGCCTTTGCAGAACAAAGGGGACCATCACAGCTGCCTTAGCCTAGACTGACAGGGGAGGGAGTGGAGTGAGAGCAGAGATGGAGAGATGACCCATCTCCTGTTAAAGGCCTGAGAACAGGAGCTGAGGTGGGGAGCTTTGCCCCTCATAGCAGGATGGCCTTGGCCAAGCCAGATCTTCTCCTTAGATGCATGTTTTCAGTGTTACTGTCACCACAGGTACCTAGCAGACATCTCCCCAACACACATTTTGCTCAAGTCACTTCCTGGCACCTCAGTTCCAACCTCCAGGGCTTCCTTAGGTATTACAGTAGCTCCCAAACCCTGGTCCTCAGGTTCGCCTTGCTTTTCTTCACCCAGGGCAAGAAGTACAAGCCCCTGGATCTGCGGCCCAAGAAAACACGTGCCATGCGCCGCCGGCTCAACAAGCATGAAGAGAACCTGAAGACCAAGAAGCAGCAGCGGAAGGAGCGGCTGTACCCCCTCCGGAAGTATGCAGTTAAGGCTTGAGCATCCAGCTGTCAATAAAACAGACCACTGGCTGGCGTTGCTTTGTGTTTATAGGGGCTTCAGTTGTTGGGGAAGTGGCTGTGGTTACCAGGTGCCCGATGGATTCCAGCAGGCTTGCTGCCCTAGCCGTAGGGATCTGTTGGGTGCTCTATTATGGTTACTTTGGGCCTGTGCCCCCTGGGCATGGAGAGGCAGGGGTAGAAGGTGTGAGGGCTGTAGATGGTGATGTTCTGTTTGAGCAAGTCAAGGTGATCTGTGGTGGACTTGACATTTTGTCTAATCAACAGCTCCAGACACTAAGAGTTTCCCGTCTGGCATAAAGGCACAGGCATGGGCCACGTTCAGAACCCCCTGCCAAAAGCATAATGTTGGGCTCTGGGGGTGCAGGCCTCCCCAGCAGACCTTCCACTGCACCCTTGTTTGCTTCGGCCACGGACCTTACCTTCAGAGTCTCGGTGCACTTTCCTGTGTTGCAGTCCCAGACTTTGACCTGGAAATAAAAAGGTGAAGGGTAGGGAAGTCTTACAGGCTGGTGTCTTTGACAAAATTTTGTTGTCCGTGAGGTGTGTTTAACAAGGGCTGCGTAATACACAGACATTCGGTGCAGTATTTTCTTTGCCCTGAAGTTGAGTTAGAAATGTCAGCAGTACTAATATTTGGGCCAGTGCAGACATGAGTGCCAGGCATTAGGTACAGAAGTGGTTGGTatctgggttctacccctggtatCCTACTGAGGGCAGATAGGGAAGTGGACATTTCTGGACCTGCTCAGGGCTCTGGGAGGGTGTGGGGTAGGGGTTGGCAGGAAGGAAGGCCTGGAGGGGTTACCATGTGGGAGTAGCCAGCGCTGGCCAGCTGCTGCCCATCAGGGGAGAAAGCTATGCTCTTCACCCAGGTGATGTGGCCCTTGAGCTGGATGAGCAGGCTTCTGGTTGAGGGCTTCCAGATGTGAATGGTCTTGTCCCAGGAGCCAGATGCCTGGACAGCAGACGGCTCTAAGCATACAGGTTTGGGGACTGCATCCTCTGCCCCCTAAGTGGCCCATGACCCTCAGAGTTGCAGTTGGCAGCCACCCTGGAACTCAGGCAGCCCAGCTCACCAGTAGGCCAGATGGTGAGTAGCACAGGCAGCTGATGTTGCCTCTGTGACCCTCCAGCTCCTGGTGGAAGATCCCAGGGGTCCTTGCCCGGAGGTCCCAAATGCGGATGGTAGAATCCCAGGAGCCAGTGGCCTGCAGACAGCTGCCCTGAGTGTGGAGCCTGCTTCCTCAGCTGGCCACGCCCACAGGAAGCAGGCACCATCTCAGGTGCAGAATCCCCATTTTAGGGAGGGGACAGGCTCAGAAAAGCTAAGTCAAGTTGTGGGATTTTAACCACTCTGGCCCAAGTGGGGAAATAGGGCTGGGCTCCCGGTTGCCTCATCTTGTTGGGGCCGGGGCAGAGATGGCTCACCAGGCAGTCTGAGCTGGGTGGGAAGTCACTGCTCTGGACAGAATCTCGGTGTCCCACAAAGTGACGCAGCACCTGGCCTGACTGGAGAAGAGAGCCCTGAGCTTCCGAGAGCTCCACCTCGGATGGGTCAGACCCTGTGCAGGCCTGCCTGGGTAGTGTCATGCCGTATAGGGGTTGGAGGGGCTTCCAAGGCCTTGACAGAAGAGGGGGGACTTCATGGCAGAGGAGGTACAAGGGTGGTTGGGAGGGGATCTGGGGAGGTGGCTGCAGCTAGATGCAAGGGAGTGGAACACCAGGTGTGCACATGGGCAGTGGCGAAGATGGAACCAcctttcccaattgggaaagggTGACCAGTGTGAAGGGCCTTGGGATCCCAGGCCTCACTGGTTGCCCCTCCACATACCTGCACCTCCCAAAGCATCACCCTCTTGTCCCAGCCACCAGAGGCCAGCTGCTTTGAGTCATGGCTGAAGCTGACGGTCTCCACACTCCGCTGGTGACCTGTAGACACCCGCCAAGTGTCGAGGAGAGTCGAGGTGGCACAGGACACAGCGAGGTCTGAAAGGGAACCCAGGCCTGGCTGCTTGGCTCCCAGTCTCCCCCCAGCCCACTTACCCTTTAGGACCTGCAGACACTTGGCATCTGCAGCATCCCACAGGCAGACAGTGTGGTCACAGGAGGTGCTGGCAAAGAGGCGGCCATCAGGGGAGAAGCGGCAGAACCTCACGGGGCCTGGGGCGGGCAGACATGGTCAAGGAATAGGGCACTACCCTCCACCTCCAGCCCTTGCAGTCTAGACCCCTGCTGATTTCTTCAGTTGCACTGCCTGCCTCCCTTCACCCTTCTAACCCTTATCCTCCATCCAGCTGGAAAATTCCTGGGCTTCCATGCCTTTGGCCTGAAATGGCAAACTTGGTTTGCCCATCTGGAAGAACAAATAAAAGCACCTCCCAGAAAGTCCTTTCAGCCCAGCCTAGGTTCTACATTATCCTCTTTGAgctccccagcccctggaccTTGCCTAGTATAACATGAGCCAATTTGCCCTATAACTATCAGATTTTCCTTGTCTTTATAATTTACTGAGTTCTTATTGGGAGCCAGGCACTTTACATTAATCTCATTCTATAGGATAGTGACTATTATCCCCATTCTAAAGAAATAAGAGGCACAGAGAAAGTGACAAGACTTGACTTCGATCATAGTCAAAAAAGTGGGTAAACGAATATAAAGGACGTTACACCAAGTGAAGTCAGCAAAAGAAATATtgttatgattccacttacaccaGGTACTTTAAAAACGAGACAGAAGCCAGAACagcggttgccaggggctgaggaagGGAGAAATGAGTTCGAGGGGTACAGAGTTGTGGAGACCAGTTGCACAAGAAAGTGAACATAATGCTActgagctgtacacttaaaaatggttgaaacagtggctgactttattttctgggctccaagatcactgcagaaagtgactgcagccatgaaattaaaagacgcttactccttggaaggaaagttatgaccaacctagacagcatattaaaaagcagagacattactttgccaacaaaggtctgactagtcaaggctatggtttttccagtggtcctgtgtggatgtgagagttggactataaagaaagctgaacaccaaaaaattgatgcttttgaactgtggtgttggagaagacttgagagtcccttggactgcaaggagatccagccagtccatcctaaaggagatcagtcctgggtattcattgggaggactgatgttgaagctgaaactccaatactttggccacctgattcgaagagctgactcactggagaaagaccctgatgctgggaaagattgagggcaggaggagaaaggggacaacagaggatgagatggttggatggcatcaccgactcaatggacatgggtttgggtggactctcggagttggtgatggacagggaggcctggcgtgctgcggttcatggggtcacaaagagtcggacacgactgagcgactgaactgaactgaatgtggtaTTTCCTAGATTTAAGTGGTAGGATTTGAGTCCAGGTCTGTCAGGCTCGGACCCAAGGGACCAGGTCCCATCTCCttgccctcccaccccagccctacTGGTGCTGCTTGCTGGGACGCCCAGCTCAAATGCTGGTAGACTCTGCGGAATGCAGAACAGGTCAATGGGCCTCAGTCTCCCAATCTGGGCTGAAGAGCCTCACCTTTGTGGCCACGCAGTCTCCACAGCAGCCTCCCGCTCTGGGTCTCCCAGCCATATACACAGCCGTCCTCGGAGGCTGTGAGCAGCCTCTGGCCATCgggagagaaggcagaagagTTGACCTGGAAGGAAAGTACAAAAGCCCTATCCTGGGGCAAGAAACACTTTCTGCTCATGCCTAACTCCAGACTCCTGAGCCAGCCCTAAACACTGCCCCAAGAGCCTGGGTCGGAGCTTGGACTTCAAGCCTCTCAACAACCAGAACCCAGGAACCACTCTGCAGTCGAGTCAAGACCTTGGAGCCTTCTCTGCTGTCTTGTAAAACCAGAGCCTGAGGCTCAGAGCTAGCCTTCTTTAGAAGCCAAGATCCCGTTTTAGAACTGGAGTCCAGAACTAGCTTAAAATCTGCTCTGTGCCCTGAGTTCCCTCTTAAGCCAGAGTCCAGAGAACACTGGAATCAGCTAGGAGTTTGAACCCTCTCTGGAACCACAGCTTAGAATTCTAGACCCCATTCTGCAACTGGAGCTCGGGGAACACGCGAGCTCCCGAACCACGCAGAACCAGAAACTACTCGAAAGCCAAGAAGCCCAAGGTCTGTCTGGAGAAAGGTCGACAGAACCTCACCTCCCCGCGGTGCCTGCCGGCCGAAGAATTTCACTCTCCCCACGGCCAGCTTCCCTCGGGGCCTGCTGTTCATGGACCTGAGGCCACCCGCCCTGGCGGGCTCCCTCCTAGGCGGGCGCTGGTCCGGCCTGCGGACCTGACTTAGGACAAGGTGGAGGGGAAGGGGGAAACTGTGTACAAGCGGTCTCCATGGCAATCGGGGCGGGGCACGCAGCCGCTCTGGGGTCTCTGGGAAGCCATGAGAAGGGAGTCTGGGAGAGACTGTTCCCAGCCCGGGAGAAGTGGGACAGCAGCAGGCTGGACAGCGGATGGCTCCAGGAAGGAACTTCCGTGCCCTAACCGCGGGCAGTCGGACCTTAGGCAGCTCTGGCCGCGGGGCGGGATGGCGCCCGGCGGCCGCTAGAGGGCACGCCAGCACCACATACCGCGTCAGCCTCTGCGGCTGCACCGAACCCAGGCACAGTGCTAAGGGCACACAAGCCTGTTGGAGAGgatcctgtttccccatctgcccaATGGGGAGTCCCATCCCTGCCCCCCAGGGATCCAGGCATGACACAAGATAGGTGCCCATGAGGGCCCACTCTGGACCAAAGACCCTTTTCCTCCAGGAGTGGCCAGTACTGGGGCTGAAATGCTCACATGTAACCGCTGGAAACGATATTTAGATATTCATCTGGGCCCTCCAGGATGTGGAGAGCCAGAGGCAGTATGCAAAGCACAGGACATTAAAAAGTGAAGTCTCCGATAACATTCCTAGCAGCACGAAGTGTTCCATTTGAGGACGTGGAGGGAGGCCCCAGGAGTTGTCAAGATCCTTGTTGGATAGCTCAGCTGAAACCAGGAAGAACAGGACTTGGTTTCAATgtgcatttttcagatgaagaaactgaggctccaggagGTGGggggacttgctcaaggtcactcagCCAATAGGAAAGGAATTGGGACCTCATCTCATGTCTCTCTGACCCTGAGGCCTATATTAGGACCACCTGCCATGAACTCCAGTGGCCTCACAGCAGATGAAGCATCTGACTCCTGGTACATCTGGGAAACTGGCCTTGCGGGGACAAATTTGGTCCAGTCATCCAGCATTTCCCTGGCAGAGCTGGGGGCAGAACCCAGCCCTCTCCCCACGGTTGGACAGGGGTGGGACTAAGATACCCCACTCTCCCACTTTCCAGTGGCTCCCTGAGGGTGCGGCTGGGGCAGCTGGGCTTTGGGAGTTTCAAACTCAAGTGAAGTGTTCCCAGTGGTGATTCACACCCCTCCCCCCAGACCTCTTTGCCAGAAATTCTTCTCACGGAGATCTGCTGTTCTCCTGCTCTATTTTAGGTCCTAGACAGTCAGGCGGACAAGGGGGCGACAATGGCGGCTTTGAGgctaccccacccccactctaACTCCCAAAGGACCCAGGTCAGTGAATTGGCTCCCCAGGGACTCATCTGGTCCCATAGGGCCACCTctgccccagccccgccccagctCCAGACTTGAGTCCTGAACACAGCTCCCCCAACACTGACTCCCCagaccctctcctccctctctctgcttAGGCACCCTGCAGCCCATGCCACAGCCACCTAGTTGCTCCTGCTTTACCCGAAGTACCCAGAACCACACGTTCCTGAGCTCAGCCCGTCACTCCCAGAGCGCTCTGGATAGACCTTGTCCACCAGGCCCCGCAACCACTCAGCCTGTAGCAGTGTGGCTGGGGTTAAAACATTTCTGCTTAACCCAGGAGTCTGTGGTTGGAATCACCCACAGTGAATTCCAGGGCCCTTGGACCAAGCATCATATCCACctctcctgcttcattctgcccCTGTTCCCCGACCCCCTGGTCCATCTAACTCCCTGAACTTATCCACAAGGGgcccttctccttccctgcatCCCACCCTAGGCCTGTGCACACGGGGTTTCCCACCCTCTTGGCCTGATGCTTCCCTTGGGATCATTGCTTCCCCTGGATGGACGTCCTTTGCCCAGCTCCCAGACTAAGTCAGAGCTCCTGCCCCAAAGATGGGGCACTAAAGCCATGATTCTGGGTTAAATCCAGGTTCCACCAGCTACTAGCTCTGCAACCTTGGGTAAGCTAACTGGTCACTcggtgccttggtttcctcatctgtaaaatgggagtgctGACAGTGGTTACCTTGTCAGGAGTTGGTGACACGGTACCTGTTAAGGGTGCCTGGTGTGCAGAAAGTGCtcagagaaggggagggggacTTGATATCCATCTTTGTCACTTTAGCTTCAGATGCTTTAGGCTAAAGCTCCGAATGCCCTTTGTCATGCTCCCAATGCCCTCAGTCATCACCTGAAGGGCCCACAGCCCAGGTACACCTCATGATGTAGGGGAGACCTTGTAATCAGGAGCTGTCTGGCTTCATGCGCAGCAGGGGCTGAAGGTATGGCAAACCCTGGGTTTGGGCAGGGGCTGAACTTGCAGGATGTGGTCTGTGGCAGCATGGGAAAGGAGCGGGCATGAGGGGGTCACAATTATTGTGGCAGCAGAAGTATTTCATATTTCACTGGCTCAGTGGGATTGAGTAACTCAGAATCTAGCCTCTCCAGGAGAGTCTTGGGGGCCACTTTCCACCCTTTGGCTGTCTCTTCCTTCTCCGAGAGCCTGCCACGTTCTCTTCTCCCTCAGCCCCAActgcctggggcagggggctCTGTGCTGAGCTTCCCCACTCTCACCCCATCTCCTGAAAATAACCCACAGTTCTGGGACCAGATTTACTTCTCTTCATTTCCTCCAAGTACCAGCCTTCCCAGGCTCCTTAGTTCCTTCTGAAACTGCTGTAGATACACagtcattttaaagagaaaactggAGATTCCGAAAGCAaaatgacttgctcaagatcacacagctggagagtagtagagctgagattcaaacccatgtccaataGCCCCTAAGCCCCCAGCTCATTTCTGGCACCAGACACTCTTTCAATAAAGTTTGGGGAGCCTGGGGTATGAGCCTCTGCCGCAACACCCAGCCCTCACCCTCTGTGAATGAGATCTCACTATCCTGCAGGACAACCTCTCCCATCGTGGTGTTAGAAAATCCTCAGTGAGTCAGAATCTGCCTTGTACCGTCTAACAGAGTGGAAGATAGGCCCGGGCTGCATCTCTGCATTTCTACTCCCAGGGACACATCCAGCGCTGTTGGTACTGTCGTTTTGGAAGGCTGGAAACGACCTGAAGAGTCATCTGACAAAACGCCCAGCAAAAAAGCAACAGGGCAGAAGGCCTACAAGGAGGATCCCCCTCATATAAAAATCGACACACCAAAGACTGCCTTCCATTTCTCAGGCACACATCCATATGCActgaaactataaagaaaagcagGAGTAGGCAACTCCTAGCCCTCCAGAGGGGTTGACTGcggagagagggtgggagggactCAGCCGCCTTGGAGAGCACTTGCTCCTGTAATATCTGGGATTGAAGCTGGGCAGTGGGCACCCAGGTGTCCTTTGGATTATTCTTTAATAACTGGCTCTATTTGACCCTGCCCAcctttcctggcttccctggtggctcagtggtgaggaatctgtCTGTCAATACCGGAGACATtggggttttgatccctgggtcaggaagatcccatggaaaaggaaatagcaacccacttcagtattcttccctgggaaatcccatagacagaggagcatggcgggctgcagtccatggggtcgcagagccagacacaacttagagactaaacaacaaccaccacctctcctgccttctcccgGCTTCCTCACCTTCTCCCTCACTTCTTGTCCCCATCACCCCCAGTCCTGAGCAGTTTGGTGGATTATGCGGTGTCGGGGCTAGTATGAACTTTCAGACAGTGCCCCAGCAAGCAGAGAAAACTTTTGTAGCAGTCAGGAGAGAGAGGTGGAGAGTCAGACGCCCTGCTTCCTGCAAGCTTTCCAACTCCTAGCTCCAGTCTCAAGGCTGCCTTGTCCTAAAATACACCTGTTTCCTTAAagtacattcctttttttttaatttttttgctgaGTGAGCACCAGTGTGGTTTAGGTTATTTGCCACCTGAAGGGCTTTGATTAAAATATCTCTGGAATTTTCACAGCTGGTGCCCCTATGTTATGCCTTTGGGACCTCCTTTCTGGGACTCCCTTGAACATGGGGATCACCTAGGGGCGATCAACACCTTCCAGTCTCAGTCCTTTCCCCACAACCTGGACCACCCTTGCTGGAATGCACCATACTTGTCATTGTCCCTCCTAAAGTGTGAAGGCCAGAACAGGAAACATGCTCTTTGGCGGGGCTGACAAGTGCCAAGTTGAAATATACTGTCATCTCCAGTTTTCTCAAATTCTCGTAACGCAGCCTACCTTACTAGAGTCACTTGTTTTCAACAGCTACTCTAATCTGGTGACTCACTGTGTTTGCAGTGGGAGCTTTTTCCCATGAACAACTCTCCAGTCAACTCTCTCTCCCTGATCTGCTACTTGCACAATGGATTCTTCGGAAACACGAAAGACCTTACGTTACGCTGGCTAAATGTCATCTTTCTGGATCTCATCCAGCAGTCTGGTCTTGAAAGCATTGTAAGTCTGGCTGCCACTGCACAAAGCATTAATTCTGCCACTGTGGCAGCTGCGAGCTTTATGAGTAGGCCTTCTGTGTTCTGAGTCCAAACTGTGAACATGATGGTCAGCGAGATAAGGATAAGGACAGAGCCCTGTGGTCTATCACTGGATTCTCACTTTTCTGGCACCCATCCACACCCATCACTAATGGGGGAGAACCCGCTTTCCTTAAAGGTAGATTTGAGTGGAGAGGGGAGCGATGTGATCCTACCTCTA
Coding sequences:
- the WDR38 gene encoding WD repeat-containing protein 38, translating into MNSRPRGKLAVGRVKFFGRQAPRGGEVNSSAFSPDGQRLLTASEDGCVYGWETQSGRLLWRLRGHKGPVRFCRFSPDGRLFASTSCDHTVCLWDAADAKCLQVLKGHQRSVETVSFSHDSKQLASGGWDKRVMLWEVQSGQVLRHFVGHRDSVQSSDFPPSSDCLATGSWDSTIRIWDLRARTPGIFHQELEGHRGNISCLCYSPSGLLASGSWDKTIHIWKPSTRSLLIQLKGHITWVKSIAFSPDGQQLASAGYSHMVKVWDCNTGKCTETLKGVLNVAHACAFMPDGKLLVSGAVD